Proteins encoded together in one Impatiens glandulifera chromosome 1, dImpGla2.1, whole genome shotgun sequence window:
- the LOC124942941 gene encoding LOW QUALITY PROTEIN: auxin response factor 17-like (The sequence of the model RefSeq protein was modified relative to this genomic sequence to represent the inferred CDS: inserted 1 base in 1 codon; substituted 1 base at 1 genomic stop codon) produces MGMPFEVMYYPRVGRSEFVVKAELVEESLRLYWAGGTRVKMAVETKDSSXMRWCXGTVLSMVYDDCPWSVSPWRILQVQWDKSDVLHKVNIVSPLHVEYTADYSFPVGMQGAMKDQLFLTAFPNIIDTTNHSMESRMLYATQKLGTVSTELSIASTSEIFS; encoded by the exons ATGGGCATGCCTTTTGAAGTTATGTATTATCCAAGGGTTGGCCGTTCTGAGTTTGTGGTTAAGGCCGAGTTGGTGGAAGAGTCTCTTCGATTGTACTGGGCTGGAGGAACAAGAGTGAAGATGGCTGTTGAGACTAAAGATTCAT AGATGAGATGGTGTTAGGGCACAGTTTTATCTATGGTGTATGACGATTGTCCATGGAGTGTCTCTCCATGGAGGATCCTTCAG GTTCAATGGGATAAATCAGATGTCCTGCATAAAGTGAACATAGTAAGCCCTTTGCATGTGGAATAC ACGGCTGATTATTCATTTCCTGTTGGCATGCAGGGAGCCATGAAAGATCAGTTATTTTTAACCGCTTTTCCTAACATCATAGATACCACGAATCATTCAATGGAAAGTAGGATGTTGTATGCAACTCAGAAGTTGGGAACTGTATCTACTGAATTGAGCATTGCTTCCACTTCCGAAATTTTCTCTTGA